The sequence TTGAAAGTGAGCTGCTGGTCAAACAGAGACACCCTGCTGCACTTGCGATGGTGGGATGGTTGCATGCGTTAAATCAAGATTTCCAGGCACTGGATCGGTGGGCCGGACAGACGACCGATGAAATGAAGCGGTATCCAGCTTTTTGGATCGCAATGGGGTCACTGTTGCAGCATCAAAAGCAAACGGGTTCCGCGATGTGTTTCTACGAAGCGTTGCGACGTGAACCCGGTGCGATGGAAGCCGCTACCGCCCTCGCACAATCCTATGCATCTCAAGGCAAGGAAACGGCAGCACAGGAAGTTCGTGAATACCAGAAACTGGTCAACGAATCACAAGCACTTGCGTACAAGCTGGGTTCTGGTGGACCGCCAAACCCGGGGCTTGCCAAAGAAATGGGTCGAGTGATGAACAGTCTTGGTCGCCCCATTGAAGCACTCGCTTGGCAAGAAGCAGTCATCCAAGCCATCGCGCCAGGAGCCAAGCAGCTGGATGTCATTCGCGAGAACAAATCGCTGGTACTCGACCGTTTACAACAGCAAGCTAGCTTGCCTTTGCGGCTTGCCCTGACAAATGGCGAACTTCTCGATGCGGTCGAGCAGATGGAGAAAAGTCTTGCAGGATCGATCGATGATTCGAAAGCAGGTTCTTCGGGCGACACAGAAACCAAAACGACAACGTCCAGTACGTCACCGCCAAGTGCCCCACACTTCGTCAATGTTGCATCGTCACTGGGAATTTCGATCCGTCATTTCAATCGTCCGCAACCAATCGAAAAAGAGTTCCGCCTTTTTGAAGCCTTGGGTAGCGGCATCGCCGCTTTAGACTTCGATCTCGACGGAAACGTCGACCTGTACTGTGGCCAAGCCGGCAGCGATCCTCCACAGGGTAAAAGTCGCCTTACGAATGAACTGTATCGCAATCTCCAAACAACATTTGCCGAGATCACACGGAAGGCCGATTGCGAAGATTTTTCTTACACGCACGGAGTCACAGCAGGCGACTGGAATCAAGATGGTTTCCCAGACCTGTTCCTTGGCAACGTCGGACAGAACCGCCTATTCGTCAATCAAGGCGACGGCAGCTTTCGAGAGGTCAATCCGGCGAATCAAGCACCAAGCTGGGACAAAAACAGTGTAACAACGTCCGTCGCGATTGCAGATCTGGATGGCGATGCGATCGCAGATCTATGCGAAGTGAACTACGTCGATGATGAAAAGGTCTATCGCGAGATTGAATACGATTCGACAGGAGCACCCGTGTTGCTACCCGGCCCCAAGCAATTCGCGCCCGCGATGGCAAACGCTTGGCTGACGTCCCCAAAAGGCAAGCTGATTCATCAGCCATTTGGAAATAGCCCTGCTGATGCCAGTACCGGATTGGGCATTTTGGTCTCCGATATCGACTCTGATGGAACCAACGAAGTCTTTGTCGCCAATGATCAAAACCCCAATCATCTTTGGAAGCGAAACGTCGGCGAATCCACCTGGTCCGATGTCGCGATTGTTCGGGGAGTCGCTTTTGGTTCAGGTGGGAAACCAATGGCCTGCATGGGCATCGCGGTCGCAGACTTCGACAACAACCAAGAACTGGACCTCCATATCACCAACTTCAACGGCGAGTGCTCGAACCTCTACCTTCAAGACACATACAACGCTTTTGCCGATCAAGCCATCGCTGCTGAACTCGACCGCGTCACCGTCCCCATGGTTGGCTTTGGAACGCAAGCATTCGACTACGACCAAAACGGGAGTGTGGATCTTGTCATAGCGAACGGCCACATCGAAGATTTTCGCTACAAAGGCAAACCGTTTCGCATGCCGACCCAACTCTTGGCCGGCGTCGAAAACAAGTTCGTTGAACTCCCCTTTGAAGGCAACGATCCCTATTTTCGAGACGATCACCTAGGCCGCTGCGCTATCAAGCTCGATCACAATCGTGACGGCATGATGGACATTGCGATTTCAGATTTGCAGGAAGACCTTGTCCTTTTACAAAACAGGACGCAGGCTTCAGGAAAGTCGGTCATGTTTGAACTTGTCGGCATTCAGACTGAGCGTGATGCGATTGGCGCGCAGATCGAATGGGTTGCGAGTGGCCAAAAGCATCGCGTTTGGGTTCAGACCGGCGACGGCTACATGGGCAAAAACGAATCGGTGCTGCATGTCGGATTGGGCAACGCGGACTCGATCGACAAACTGACAGTTCGCTGGCCAAGCGGACAACAACAGCAACTATCAAATATCGTCGGTCAGCAACGTTTATTGATCATCGAAGGCGAACAAGAAGCTTGGTCACGCTAGTGGCGTCAATCTGAGTTTCATCAGATATCAACAGGTAAGTGAGTACGATATGGAATTATGGTTCATCGCTCTCAGCTGCTTGGCAATCATCATTTGCCTGTACATTGGCATTCGCTACCGCAGTGTTGTCGTGTTCCTATCCACAACAGTTCTTGCTTTGTTTGCATTGGCGCTGATCATGCCAAGCGAAAAACGAACAACTGTGTCGGTCACAACCGAATCGACGGAACGGCAAAAGCCGACGACCGAATCGAAATCAGCTGGTGATACGAAATCTGGAAAGCAATCGGATCAGCAAGTCGCGTCCTCAGAAAAGGATCGCAAGCAAACCGAAGTCACGCTGACCACGCTTGAATCTTTTCGCCCCATCGAAGTTCCCAATGACGGCTACGTTGGTTCGGATGCATGTAAAGAATGTCATGCGGAAAACCACGCCACCTGGGAAGCGTCCTACCATAGTACGATGACGCAGGTGGCCGATCCAGAAATTGTCCTTGGCGATTTTTCGGATGTCAGTGTCCAGTGCCAAGGACAAAACTACCGGATGACAATGCAGGACGGTGTCTGTTCGGTCATCACCGTCAACCCAGACGATCCGACCAAGCCTGTTTCCGCACCCGTCGTGATGACCACCGGTTCACACCACATGCAGGTCTATTGGTTTGCAACAGGGAACCGCCGTTTGCTTGGCATGTTCCCTTTGGTTCACTTGAATGAAACTGGCGAATGGATTCCAAGGCAATCTGCGTTCTTGGTCCCGCCGGGCTTATCGGCGTCGTTTGAGATGGGACGGTGGAATGAGACATGTAGCGGTTGCCACTCGACGCAGCCCAAAAGCCGACGACTTTCATCGGGTGATTGGGACACACACGTCGGGGAATTCGGGATCTCCTGTGAAGCATGCCACGGTCCCGGACAAGAACATCTCGACTTTCGCAGTCGATCGAAATCGCAAAACTCTGATTCTTTGCAAGCTCGCGACCCTGAAGAACAGGATCCGATCATCAACCCCGCAAACTTGTCAAAGGTTCGGTCCGCCCAAGTTTGTGGCCAATGCCATTCGGTCATCGATCCAAAATCCACGGATGCCGATTTCCAAGAAAAAGGGCACCAATACCGTCCCGGAAAGGATCTGCTTGAAACCCATAGCGTTTGGTTGCGTAGTTCGCCGGAATTCGAAAACACGCGAAAGACGCTCAATTACCCCGACCTCGAAACCCTACTGAACGAAACGTACTACCCCGACGGGATGATCCGAGTTAGCGGCCGTGAATACAACGGGCTCATTCGTTCACCGTGTTATATCAAGGGCGAAATGACCTGTTTGTCATGTCATGATCTACACCAGGACAATTCGGACGACCGGCCAATTAAGGAATGGGCCAACGATCAACTCAGTCAGCATGCGACCGAAGACCATGCGTGCACGCAGTGTCATTCTCCGGAGAAATATGGTTCGTCACACACCCATCATGCGGCAGAATCATCTGGGTCCAGTTGCTACAACTGCCATATGCCACACACGACCTACGGCCTCCTAAAAGCCATTCGCAGTCATCAGATCAGCAGTCCCAACGTCGGCGCCGACCGAGATGCGAAACGCACCAACGCTTGCAACCTTTGTCACCTGGATCAGACGCTGGCTTGGTCTGCCAAGCATCTCGAAGACTGGTACCAAACCGAGCCGCCAGTTCTTGATAAGACGGAACAAACGGTCGCCGCGTCGGTCATTTGGCTGACACGTTCCGATGCCGCGCAGCGCGCGATCACCGCGTGGCACATGGGCTGGGATGTGGCTCAATCCACCTCCGGAAACAACTGGCAACTTCCGTTGCTGACTGCATTACTGGACGATGACTACGAGGCGATCCGTTTAATCGCCCGACGATCAATCAGGTCCTTGCCTGGAGGCGAAAGCTTTGAGTTCGATCTGGTCACATCAAGCACATCTGAACAGCGTCAGAGGCAGGCGTTAAAGTTGCTAAGCGGATGGCTTGCGAAGGACGAATCCAAGCAGATCAATCGCCCCGAATTGCTGATACTCGGCAACGAAGGTATCGCAGTTGATCAACTGAGAAGCCTGATCGATCAACGTGACAACACGCCGATCACGCTCAGCGAATAGTGTCGCTGCAAATAGAGTTACTGCGACTTGAATACGAAACGAAAAAACCGCAACCAAAGTTAGCCTTCGATTGCGGTTTCACGTTTTTGGTTCTGGGTTGGCTTACTCGCCGTCATACCCAGTGTTGCTACGGATCAAATAAAACAAAGCTTGATCTGTAGCGTCTTGGCGAATTTCGGCCGCCAAGTTTTCGAGCATGACTGCTTCGTCAACTTGGCTTTCTTCCTTCACCGCTGGTAACTCCGCATCACCGATCCGTTGGGCCGGCGAAGGAGTCGATTGGACAGTTTTTTCTGCAATCACAGAATTGATCCCCTACAAAATGGAGGAAATGTCCCGTCGCGGTTTTGAAATGATTTCGAACGAAACGGCTCCTTCTCGATTACCGCGACGAATAAGTAAAAGAACACGCCGAAGGATGAATCCATCCTTCGGCCTTTCCATCTTAACACGCGTAGGCGAGCAGTCGAATCCACCGGAAAAGTTCGCATTGAAAGTTCTTCAATTCACCGCCCCCGATTAGCGCATCCCTAACAGGGGGACTGATTGCTGTTTGAACTTGCAAATCGCAGGACATGCGAACTG comes from Stieleria sp. JC731 and encodes:
- a CDS encoding FG-GAP-like repeat-containing protein, coding for MRSATFANLTIIALFILGSIACDRKQVNLLQNPDSAASSTHRSSSAIQGNGKTAKHGSIDDSQQLLSEAKQLINRGDFAGAETKLQQRLLDNADAADAKRMLAQVFARKGQFESAAELLLELSESVPSESVALQMQAAELLLSIDPMRSIQIASQLVQQHPDHDVARRLYAGLLNEQGFRFDANEQLRRLAGRTALSTRELIGLVNPLLTWVQFSTKPDISDDELLNQTGVLNVVAALRANGDVREARQALLESELLVKQRHPAALAMVGWLHALNQDFQALDRWAGQTTDEMKRYPAFWIAMGSLLQHQKQTGSAMCFYEALRREPGAMEAATALAQSYASQGKETAAQEVREYQKLVNESQALAYKLGSGGPPNPGLAKEMGRVMNSLGRPIEALAWQEAVIQAIAPGAKQLDVIRENKSLVLDRLQQQASLPLRLALTNGELLDAVEQMEKSLAGSIDDSKAGSSGDTETKTTTSSTSPPSAPHFVNVASSLGISIRHFNRPQPIEKEFRLFEALGSGIAALDFDLDGNVDLYCGQAGSDPPQGKSRLTNELYRNLQTTFAEITRKADCEDFSYTHGVTAGDWNQDGFPDLFLGNVGQNRLFVNQGDGSFREVNPANQAPSWDKNSVTTSVAIADLDGDAIADLCEVNYVDDEKVYREIEYDSTGAPVLLPGPKQFAPAMANAWLTSPKGKLIHQPFGNSPADASTGLGILVSDIDSDGTNEVFVANDQNPNHLWKRNVGESTWSDVAIVRGVAFGSGGKPMACMGIAVADFDNNQELDLHITNFNGECSNLYLQDTYNAFADQAIAAELDRVTVPMVGFGTQAFDYDQNGSVDLVIANGHIEDFRYKGKPFRMPTQLLAGVENKFVELPFEGNDPYFRDDHLGRCAIKLDHNRDGMMDIAISDLQEDLVLLQNRTQASGKSVMFELVGIQTERDAIGAQIEWVASGQKHRVWVQTGDGYMGKNESVLHVGLGNADSIDKLTVRWPSGQQQQLSNIVGQQRLLIIEGEQEAWSR
- a CDS encoding multiheme c-type cytochrome; this translates as MELWFIALSCLAIIICLYIGIRYRSVVVFLSTTVLALFALALIMPSEKRTTVSVTTESTERQKPTTESKSAGDTKSGKQSDQQVASSEKDRKQTEVTLTTLESFRPIEVPNDGYVGSDACKECHAENHATWEASYHSTMTQVADPEIVLGDFSDVSVQCQGQNYRMTMQDGVCSVITVNPDDPTKPVSAPVVMTTGSHHMQVYWFATGNRRLLGMFPLVHLNETGEWIPRQSAFLVPPGLSASFEMGRWNETCSGCHSTQPKSRRLSSGDWDTHVGEFGISCEACHGPGQEHLDFRSRSKSQNSDSLQARDPEEQDPIINPANLSKVRSAQVCGQCHSVIDPKSTDADFQEKGHQYRPGKDLLETHSVWLRSSPEFENTRKTLNYPDLETLLNETYYPDGMIRVSGREYNGLIRSPCYIKGEMTCLSCHDLHQDNSDDRPIKEWANDQLSQHATEDHACTQCHSPEKYGSSHTHHAAESSGSSCYNCHMPHTTYGLLKAIRSHQISSPNVGADRDAKRTNACNLCHLDQTLAWSAKHLEDWYQTEPPVLDKTEQTVAASVIWLTRSDAAQRAITAWHMGWDVAQSTSGNNWQLPLLTALLDDDYEAIRLIARRSIRSLPGGESFEFDLVTSSTSEQRQRQALKLLSGWLAKDESKQINRPELLILGNEGIAVDQLRSLIDQRDNTPITLSE